The genomic window ttCTCACATTCTTCCATTTCAAGCCAGGCAGCACTCTGGCTCTTAAATCTGTGATGGCGTTTGTGTTTTGCAGGTCTCACTCACATCATCACCATGGACCTGCACCAAAAAGAAATCCAGGGATTCTTCAACTTCCCCGTTGACAACCTGAGGGCTTCCCCCTTTCTCATCCAGTACATCCAGGAGGAGGTGAGGCTACATCACACTGAACAGGCACGGTGCCATCGCAAAGATGGCCTTGTGCGTAGAAGACAAATGTTTTGAATGTAAGATCTCATGTAATGATCACACTTTTCTCTTCCTGCAGATCCCAGACTACAGGAATGCTATAATTGTTGCAAAGTCTCCTTCAGCTGCCAAGAggtaaaaatacaaatcttaAACACTCAGAATATTTTAAAGTACTTAACACCTCCTGCCCTCGTCTTTCTTTAACTCTACACTTTAAGCGTGCTCCTTTCTTTCCATATCACCACCTTTTGTCCCTTTAAGTCCGTCCAAGCTTCTGTGCCAACGTCTTtctgctctttctctttctctgcctacgtatctgtttgtgtttgtgttggtgttgtgTCTGTCAGTTCCTTTGACTTTTGTGTGACcgcgtgtctgtctgtctcagagCTCAGTCCTACGCTGAGAGGCTTCGACTCGGGCTGGCGGTGATGCACGGCGAGGCCAACCACTCAGAGTCAGACATGGCCGATGGGCGACAGTCTCCCCCCTTGTCCCGCACCACCACAGGACACACCGGCCTGGAGCTGCCACGTAAGACACGCAATATATCAGCTCTTCTGTCTTTACTTTTAGTTTCATCTTCTTCTGTAACCTCTCACATTTATTcagagacgtttttttttttttggtggtgtGAGCAGTTTCATGACTTGATTCTTTGATTGGCTGAATAAGATTACAGGGTCTGAAGTTAACCTTTGGACTCACCGGCCACGCTGTTGGTTAGATGAAAAACTCCCCTGCCAAACGTATTTGACTGTCCAAAGTAAAGGGTTAGTGTAAATCAATTGTTTGGAGAGCTGGCTGACCCTTTGTAAATGTCATCACATATTAGCTATTTACTTAGCCTGATGCTAACACTAGCTAGAAGCAGACATATTGCACCAGGGTAAGTCATGTCCTGAACATGacgtggctgtgtgtgtgtgtgtgtgtgtgtgtgtgtgtgtgtgcatgccccTGCAAAGCCCCAACATGCAGGAgaaagaagctgcagctacaacaaAATGTggttaaagctttaaaaaatgaaatgacttAATTTGGTACAAAAATGCACCTGACATAAAATCTTCCTGCTTTTGGTGCTTGGCAGGCGTGGATCTCAGACAACCTTTTTATGCTCCTGTATGCAGCCTGTTACTTTATGGTTTCCAGAAAGCTTTGTTGCTAACAGCTCAGTTTGAGTGCTTGAATTTGGATCCACTCATTTGGACTGCTttagacccagagttcactggagAGTTTATATATCCggtctggcctgggaacgcctcagaatcccccaggagtagctggaaaacgttgctgagGAGAGGGACATCTGGGGAAACTTACTTAGCCTGCTTAACCAGCCCAGGATAAGtggaagataatggatggatggatgtactTTGGATCTATGTGGTCAGCAGGATCTGTGACGATGAGCCTCACCATGTGTTTGAAGCTTCACAGAAATCataaaacaaagtttttatGCCACAAATTCAGAAACGAAATCACTCAAATGCTTTCTTTATAAGTTCAAAATGCCTGTGCTGATCCTCACTCATGGATCTCTAAAACTGTGAATAACGGAAACTCCTATGATCCCATGACCAGAGACCATGCTGACCCTAATGTTtgactccctctctcacacaacGTCAGCTTCCTGAGCATGTTTCAGGTCAGGTCATCCCTGCCTCAGGCCATGTGTTAGCCAGCTGTGAAATACTGCAGACTGACTGACACCACTGTCAGGTTtatttccttcctcctcctccttctcctcatctTCCCCATTTTACTCTCTTTTCAACTCAATCTAGCTTATCTCCCCTTCAacttgaaaatgtgtttcttgtcAGCCTTATCTCTTTGCCAGCAGCAGGAGCTGAATCCTTTCCATTCAAGGCGTTTCTCTCTGCCTTCACTTGTGCAttgattacataaaatgtgaGTTTATCAACAGGAAGGCTTCTCGCGGCTGAGTGCTGACTCTCTGGGATCTAGACACTCCTCCACCTCAGAGGAAACTCTGGAGAGTTGTTGATTTCACTGAATTCTCTGTAATGgtttgtctgttgttttgtcaGATGTGGTCATTAATATTTCCTGTTCCGTCCTTTTTTCTCATGCCAACGCAGGCGGCAGACATCATGTCCCATTCCCTGGGATAGAGCTCCCAAGTATGATCAGAACACTTGAATggcttcttgtttctttttggtcTCACTGCATGGAACGACAGGATGAGTCACTGAGGGCTTCCTTTAAACGTCCACAAATCCAACAATAAAAGTGACAGGAGTCCAAAAATAGATGATTGCTACAAAGACTTTTAACATGACCTCCTTAAGGCCTCATgccctgtctctatgacaaccgtctgttgacaacagccgctgtatgaccgacactgctctcttactttttttttttgtttttttgtttttttctttgagattTTATATTTTCCGATCAGACTCAGAGCAAAGAGGATTAgagtacaagacacgatccatAGGGGGGGAAACTctggggaatatcatacatgtGGAAAAGAGTGCTGGTGACATCAACAGCACCTTTCTggaaagttgaaagattttcaaattGAGTTCTcagagcggccgcacaaaaaaggtGAAGCACTCGGGGCGCTGCGCTTTGTGCAAACGCTCCCTCCTCaactgaaaacaactgaaaaaaagatgctggtgctcagaaaaaaaaggctgaatcTGGTTGATTCttattagatgtttttttttgtcgcaCGATGTCAGGAGGCTTGTCAGTGCAAACTAAAGTTTTCAAGACCTTGATAATTTGTTTCGCTCTATACTTTTTTGATAGCGTGCGATTCAAAGCGATACTATCTCTGATCTGTAGAATCCAAAAAAtaccagagttttaaaaaaacaaaccccacCAGATCTTCAGTCGTATTTttaacccacagctgctgcgagagagagagagagagagagagcgagcgacaATGGTCCTTTCAAATTCACAGGTCAGCAAATACTGATCCTGAAGTCCTTTTGGCGTCTCGTAAAGATGTTTTAGTCTCTTACAGACAGAGAGCACAGGAGGTCATTAAGgtgtctgaattgcacaaatacatcggCAACATTTCGGTGCTGAAACGTTGccgatgtatttgtgcaatttaaaaagtgtgcaaaggtttgcctgcaatttttgttaattaaaaatagaacaCCAATTCCATTGGGGTGCTAAGGACTGCAACCGCTATCATTACTGTTTGATTTGTTCTAGAAACATTTGGAAGTTTAAAATTCAGGTATTGTAAGAAACTTCGTGCACACACCAACAGAATTGAAACACTATGCACATGTCCCCATCCTGCAGGTTAAGATCCATGTGTGCCTCTTCCTGGAGTTTAAATCAAAGCTGCCTTGAATATTGATGGCATCATTATTGATTTTGAGTATTTCACACgctcagctcagctcacagctgaCGTTACAGATGCATTACAGAtgcattactcttcttcttGGAGCCTGCAACACGAGGGCTGCCCCTCTTTTCTCCTTTAATTCATATTACGATGAGTCGGAACCTGCCTGACCCCGGCTTGTCCACCCTACATATGAGACTTTATAAGAGATGGCCGTACTGTCCTGATAGAAGCACACTGGGTATTTGTTTTCCCCTAAAgggttgatgttttttgttgGAAGCCCTCAGACTCACATCCTCTCTGTTGAAATGAATTTGTTTTCTGTGAAGTCAGAATGATTCCTTGACTGTGACATGAACAACGAGGCTCATGTTGTCTTCAGTTTTTCAAACCCACAAGAATCTGATTATTGGAAATTCAGGAGGGAAAAGAGCCGAATGGAGACATGAAGAGAATGGCGATCTCATTTTGTTCCTCGCTCTGCTCAAGTCTTCTACGCGAGTGTGAAGTTACAAACTAATTGGCCCTCTGTTGATTATGAAACGGGAGATTTCTGCTCCGCAAGAACTAAAAGAAAGCGCTCCATTCATGATCTTTTCCCAAATTCTGCTCATGTTTCCCATTTGCATGTTTCCCTCTTCGACAGGTTTTGAGCTCAGAAACGGCTTcattctctgttttgtttttttaaagtccttGCACAGAGGCCTTGCTGTACGGTCTTGTGTTGGATTTTGGGAAACGGCCTCTGAGCGTGTCTTGCTGTTGTTTGGGGTATCGTGGTTATGCAGTTTCTAGACCAGAACTGTTCCTTAGTTGAAATCTGTTCAAACACCTGAAGCATTTCATAGTTTTTAGGGTAAAGGAGACTGAAATGTTTCGTCCTCAGTATAATAATCTGTAAAGAAGAGTGTTTGATAAGATTACAACTAATGATCTCTGCTGGTCTGTGGTTCATAAAGGAGGCTCAGCTCTACACCCATTAGTCCATCCACCACCATCAGGGGTGGAGATTTAAACCCTGGTTCCACATTTCTTACAACCCGAAAACCTTAAATGTTTCATCTTACTGATACTGCTATCAAGACTCACCTGTCCTGTAATATAACATAAAaagtagaggtgggggaaaaaaacgagTTTCTTCtctaagatttaaaatcgattctcaacttccaaaaatctatttatttattttaatttaaaaaatgttttgggcTACTCGGTGACTCCCTGTTAAGTGCTAAAGCTCTTTAACTCAGGAGAATgacaaatagagcaacaagaaattcagccagtctcacagatgactggaggagATCCTGAAGTCTTTACTCATTCATacatagactttgaatccagaatcatttcGAATCGAAAATCTATTCTGACTCGAATCTTGAGGCAGCCAAAGATTTCCAGCcctaataaaaacacacaaacatggctCGTCTAATAAAGTTGTTGAATTTCCAGCCGACAGGTATTTAACCTCTGGTCGGTTGTTTGAAGGAAGCAAAGAGCTTTAAAGTTTGGCTGCATTtcaccaaaacaaaatgtgcatgTTGCACGATCAGCAAGATATTTCTTtcacatcatcatcctcatgCAGCTCCTTCCACTGCCTAAAGATAGGACTGGGCGacatatcgagtttttaagatgtattgatttatttttaaacgaCATACAGGGTCAGACAACATCGTTAATATCGATTTAGCTTACGTTGCATTAAAATGATGTCTCCTGTAGAGCGGCCCGTTCACCTGtttctcatctcactgtctACCTCGTCAcaaggacacatttttttttattgaagataaggaacatttttatttaatattactttttaatttcacaaacatgttgtttatttttcatacattttcgACGTCTGGATATATACGGAGTATCACCATTCAGCTAAACGATATTGAGACATGAGTCCAGCCCTACCGATGAATTGTTAAAACTTTGTCAACTCcagatgctgctgctgcgtcaGCACACTGATCCTCCTACTCCACACAAACTGTAGCAAGTCctgtttattaaaaatattattcCAATGTTGAAATGCATGTTGAAGTCAGCAGCTAGATAGCAAACGAAACGAGGTGACATAAGGTTACGATATGAGGTGATCAAGGCCAGGTCATTTAATTAACTTTGAGAACTAAAAgaggttaaataaaatgatctCTACTCAGTAACAGTTTGGATCAAAATTTAAGTTTGTCTCGATTTCAACTAAATAATAGAAAGTATCGATACAGAGTCTTGATAGTGGtctcaatttttaaaaaaaagaacccaGTCCCTAACCATCATACTACATGACTGATCCGGTGGTGGATGGAAGCTGGTTGGTGTAGAGCTGtcctgcatgtttgtttgtcaaaTCCTCTGTCACCAAATCTCCctctttttgtatttgatttgatttaccTCCCTTGTAGAATCCGATGGAGGTTACAGGTTAGAACCGAACTCTTTTACAGCAAAGTCATTTTCCTCCTTCTGTGTCTTTCAGTAATGATGGCAAAGGAGAAGCCGCCCATCACTGTCGTTGGAGATGTCGGAGGCCGAATCGCCATCATTATTGTAAGtcaaaaacaaatcagcctCTCTTATTAACTCATGATCTGCGGCGCTGTGGTCCTCCAGACTggtggcccgggttcgagtcccacctgtggctcctttcctgcatgtcattccctactctctctctctccctgatttctgactctatccactgtcctatctctccagtaaaggcacaaaaagcccaaaaataaatctttaaataaaataaaaactcctgATTTGCTGTAAGACGCAGTGTGAGGGATCCCTCTTTGTTGTGATAAtctaactgccaatttccacagaCTCTGTGCGCTGCATATTGACATAAAGTCTTCcagcagctttaaaataaatgtgtaattcCTTTAAACTGCGACTCACTCACTCTGTCAGGACGACATCATCGACGACGTGGACGACTTTGTAGCAGCTGCAGAGATCCTGAAGGAGAGGGGAGCCTACAAAATCTACATCATGGCTACACACGGTCTGCTGTCGGCCGACGCCCCCAGACTCATAGAGGAGTCTGCTATCGATGAGGTAAGGCCGCGTGTGCACGGTGGAAAATgtcaaggtcaaaggtcaacatcaGGACAAAGTTCATTTGGTCAAAAATAAGCACTTCTGCTAATGTCTTAAACGCTCGTattgttttgtctctttctaaGAGTGTTTCATGACTTTTCTgtgctttgttttgtgtcagGGAGCTTTGTGAACTTAAACTTCACCAGACTTCACTTAAAACCCAAATCATATGTGCtattgagacatttttaaaactgaagacacacaaacTTAGGCCCCGCCCACTCCAAACACTAACcattttctgctttgtttgttattttaaactaCTCAAACATCTGACTGAAATGAATTCATGCTGGTGTCTTGCGCCCCCAGGTGGTCGTGACCAACACTGTTCCTCACGAGTTGCAGAAGCTGCAGTGTCCAAAAATCAAAACCGTGGACGTCAGTATGATCCTGGCTGAGGCCATCCGACGCATCCACAACGGAGAGTCCATGGCCTATCTGTTCCGCAACATCGCTGTGGATGACTGAGGcatcacacacacttcaacacTTAACATTCCTGCTGACATtagtgagcacacacacacacacacacacacacacacacactctgatgaCCAAGACCTCAGGTTGACTCCAGCCTGTGCTTTATTTCCTCCTGTTTGTTCTGCTGTTACACACAGAGGCTGCTCTAGCCGTATGttacaaatgaaaaagcttcATTTTCTCTGTTACTTAATGGGACTGCACCGACTCTACAAACTGTTACACTTCACTGACTCTGTCACcatttgaaaaacataaatacCACAAACATAATGTATCAAGCAGCCCTTTGAGTATGCTGCAGAATCCAGTAAATAAATCAGTTCTTCTGGAGTCAGAGACCTCCTGTCATTCTTTGGGATGCATGTTTAAAGTGACTAATGCTTGGGACTGCTTTATACCTGCTGGCAGAGATGAAGCGGTTTTGCATTTTTGAAGTCTGAAGATGTTTCTGGAGCTGTCAGAACATGTGGCCTCACTTCTGACACTCTACTTTCAGTCACAGTTTCAGTCACAGCTGCGGCTTCTTGCTTTATGAAGCGATGggtgtaaaatgtaaaacagtgtttttcagctgcagtttGCTTATTCACATTAAACGGGACAGCACCCGTTAGCGTTAGGAAATACAGGACGGTGTCAGAGGAAAGTTAGGTAGTGCACGCTGGGTGTCGGGGTGCCTTCATTTCCTCCTGTGAGTACATCCTGTTACATGTAACCAGGAGAAAAGGTCAGTACAACCTTTCGTGTGCCACCTGAAACGACCAGATTAGAAAAGTTTCATGTTTgaggatcacacacacacacacacacacacacacacacacacacacacacacacacacacacacacacacacacacacacacacacacacacacacacacacacacacacacacacacacacacacacacacacagacgacctatgggagagatgtcagagtgagcgCCTGCACATGAATGAGCGCTCAAGCACTTGGGTGTTTGGCGCCTTGTTCCACCTCTACAACAAGTCACACTTTCCAAACATGTTCAACAAagctgagctactgccgcccgaCTTATTatgattaaatgttaaaaaaggaaCTGATACTTTATTAGTAAATGCTATAAAATCCCCTTTAATTCACCTTCAAATCACTTGTATGGATTTTCCAAAATGTGAATTCACTTGTAAATATTATGAATCctattttacaaaacatttacattgatatgctgtctttgtgctgttttaagtgaaatataaatacattaaatattgTGCAAACCATCACATTATGTTCCTGTTTATAAATTACACAACATCCAAACTTTTTAGGAATGTGGGTCGTTTAAATCTGTGCCTCGTATTACAAACACGACCCACGCATGACAGATGACGGCTCAGCCAGAGTAAAAATATACATGTGACACATACTACCTTATTTTAGCTCTAACACAAAAGAATCAATCATGAAAGCTTCATATAGACCGCTGAGATTTCACTAAATAGTACCTACAAACTCTGGCTGGGGTatctgcccaagaccctgaacTTGTTCTAAACGCCTCAGAGTTGCTGTAATCTGCTGAGGAGCTTTGACCAAGTCCAGGGGCAAAGGCACGAGTCTAAACACTGTCTGAATGGCGTCCCGCAGGGCAGGTTGTTCTAGTAAAGGTTGTGTACTGCAGTCAGAAATGTCCAGAAATCCTTGAAAATGTCCCTCTCAGGCATGAATAAGAGCAGACGCCTGTGTGTCGAGATGACAGATCCGCACacctgcgtgtgtgtgaagctgctgAGACCCCTTCTCTTTGCAAATGATCATGAGCCGAGGCGGAAGAATGTTTAAAAGTGGACTGAAAGAGGAACTGCCTGCAAACGTTAACTGTGTTACTTCCTCATTATTAAAACAGGAAACTTTGTTCACACTAATCtgatggaggtgtgtgtgtgtgtgtgtgtgtgtgtgtgtgtgtgtgtgtgtgtgtgtgtgtgtgtgtgtgtgtgtgtgtgtgtgtgtgtgtgtgtgtgtgtgtgtgtgtgtgtgtgtgtgtgtgtgtgtgtgtgtgtgtgtgtgtgtgtgtgtgtgtgtgtgtgtgtgtgtgtgtgtgtgtgtgtgtgtgtgtgtgtgtgtgtgtactgctcCACAGGTTGCAGTTAGGGGAACTGTGTGCAGTTATTTTAGGAACTTAAAAAAGCCCTTTTTCATCAACAGGTTTATCAggagttttattttctaaagtTCAGACTCTGCATGAGTTCAGTTTGTCCTCCTGCCTGAGCCTCGCTGCTCGACCTGCTccaataaagagagagagtcatcaaccataacataaaaaacaaaaaagagaggaggtCAGTGGTGTAAGTGAGCGGCTCTGAGAAAAGTGAAGTGTgcatggaaaagaaaaagaacattttcgCATGTCAAGGACATCGTTGTTGACTTGGCAGGCTGGTGACAGCCGTAACGTAGCATGTGAGGACGGGAACATTTGTTAATTGGGAGCAGAAAAAcctcagctttaaaaaataccCGCCTACGTGTGGACTAGGCTTAAGGTGGCAGCAGGTGTAGAGACTGTGAGCAAGAGAAGAGAAGGCAACAACCTAACAGGCCAGACGGCGGTCACTGGTGTCACACCTG from Labrus bergylta chromosome 1, fLabBer1.1, whole genome shotgun sequence includes these protein-coding regions:
- the LOC109998770 gene encoding phosphoribosyl pyrophosphate synthase-associated protein 1 isoform X1 — encoded protein: MPIRRFGGHRSLVSHSHIPKLSYGYTRMNISRTGYRVFSANSTTACTELAKKITERLGVELGKSVVYQESNKETRVDVKESVRGQDIFIIQTIPRDVNTAIMELLVMAYALKTSCAKNIIGVIPYFPYSKQCKMRKRGSIVCKLLASMLAKAGLTHIITMDLHQKEIQGFFNFPVDNLRASPFLIQYIQEEIPDYRNAIIVAKSPSAAKRAQSYAERLRLGLAVMHGEANHSESDMADGRQSPPLSRTTTGHTGLELPRGRHHVPFPGIELPIMMAKEKPPITVVGDVGGRIAIIIDDIIDDVDDFVAAAEILKERGAYKIYIMATHGLLSADAPRLIEESAIDEVVVTNTVPHELQKLQCPKIKTVDVSMILAEAIRRIHNGESMAYLFRNIAVDD
- the LOC109998770 gene encoding phosphoribosyl pyrophosphate synthase-associated protein 1 isoform X2; the protein is MPIRRFGGHRSLVSHSHIPKLSYGYTRMNISRTGYRVFSANSTTACTELAKKITERLGVELGKSVVYQESNKETRVDVKESVRGQDIFIIQTIPRDVNTAIMELLVMAYALKTSCAKNIIGVIPYFPYSKQCKMRKRGSIVCKLLASMLAKAGLTHIITMDLHQKEIQGFFNFPVDNLRASPFLIQYIQEEIPDYRNAIIVAKSPSAAKRAQSYAERLRLGLAVMHGEANHSESDMADGRQSPPLSRTTTGHTGLELPLMMAKEKPPITVVGDVGGRIAIIIDDIIDDVDDFVAAAEILKERGAYKIYIMATHGLLSADAPRLIEESAIDEVVVTNTVPHELQKLQCPKIKTVDVSMILAEAIRRIHNGESMAYLFRNIAVDD